In Seonamhaeicola sp. S2-3, the genomic window TTAGTCGTATTCTTGGGTCGGTATGATTTTTTGCCCAATCCCATTTTTCTAAATCTAATTTTAAATTAATGTTTTGGTCGGGAATACGTACTTCTTCTATACCAAAATTTAAAATTTGCTGCCAAGTATAAAAATCACCAGCGTTATCATTAGCAGGATGATGAGTTACTACTTTAACAAATTTATGTTTTTCTTTAGGAGTTTTTTGTAAAGCCATGCCTATAATATCAGGTTCACCAGCTTCAATAATCCATAAAGGGTCGTTGGCTGTAGAGGCATTTATTGCCCAGCATAAATCATTTATGGTTTCTTCTTTTTGCCAAATGGCATCATAAAAAGTTAAATGGTCAAAACCACCCCAACGTCTGGCGGTCATATCACAGGCAATTTGCATTAAATGGTGGCGCTCTTTTTCAGCCTTTTTAGAAATTCGGTCATCTCTAACCAAATCGCAACTATGAGAATAATGTACTAATCGGTTTTCTAAACCTGTAGCTCTCAATAAGGCTAATGTAACTGCTGTGCCTCCTAAATCATCGGGATCTGGAGAATTGCCATCGGCAATGATAGCAATTCTACCATTTGGCGGATTAATATTTTGCCCAAAAATGTAATTAAAACATATAAAGAAGGTAAATAGAAATAGCTTAATTATTCTTGTCATTTTTTAGAGTTTAAACAGTGAAATAAATTGTATATATCAGTAGTATTAATACCATTTTAATTTTAAAACTTTAAAATTAAAATGGTATTAATAAAATCTTACCCTGTGGTATCCTGCTAATTTTATTTTTTTTATAGCAGCACAGGTCATAACAGAAAGTACAGGATGATCCTCAGATAAATATAAAATATTTTGCTAATCTATCAATAAATTAACTAAATATCTATGAATTTAAAAGCTAAACTAAAACCTCTTTCAAGTTATGTTAAAACTTGGATGAGTGCGGTTTTGGTACTGTCGTGTATAGCCATGGCAAAAGCACAAACCGTTACAGGAACAGTTGTTGCAGATGGGCAACCGTTGCCAGGAGCAACAGTTATCATTAAAGGAACATCAAAGGGAACATCTACTGATTTTGATGGTAATTTCACAATTGAAGCAGAACCGCAATCGGTATTGTCTATTTCCTATGTAGGGTATTCTACAAAAGAAGTGACAGTGGGTAACCAGACTAATATCAATGTCACTCTGGAGGCAGACAACGAACTCGATGAGATTGTGGTGATTGGTTATGGTACTCAGCGAAAGTCTGATTTAACAGGTTCTGTGTCGTCGGTGAGTTCTGAGGATTTAACTGCAGCACCAGTCTCTAGGGTAGATCAAGCATTGCAGGGTAGAGCCTCTGGCGTACAGGTAACCCAAACCAGTGGAGCACCTGGTGCAGGTACGGTTATTCGAGTTAGGGGGGGAACTCCATAACAGGAAGTAACGAACCACTTTGGGTTATAGATGGTA contains:
- a CDS encoding carboxypeptidase-like regulatory domain-containing protein → MNLKAKLKPLSSYVKTWMSAVLVLSCIAMAKAQTVTGTVVADGQPLPGATVIIKGTSKGTSTDFDGNFTIEAEPQSVLSISYVGYSTKEVTVGNQTNINVTLEADNELDEIVVIGYGTQRKSDLTGSVSSVSSEDLTAAPVSRVDQALQGRASGVQVTQTSGAPGAGTVIRVRGGTP